From the genome of Sphingopyxis sp. DBS4:
CTCGAAGGCCTCTATGGCCAGACGCTCGACAACCACAAGGTGACGCTGTTCCGCACGCGCGCGACCGTGATCGGGCCGCAGAAGGTGCGGCTCGCCGACGGGCAGGAAGTGACCGCCGAACATATCCTGATCGCGACCGGCGGCTGGCCGCACGTTCCCGAATTTCCGGGTAGCGAGCATGCGATCACCTCGAACGAGGTCTTTCACCTCGACACCCTGCCGAAGCGGATCGTGATCGCGGGTGGCGGCTATATCGCCAACGAGTTCGCGGGCATCTTCAACGAGTTTGGCAGCAAGGTGACGATCGTCAATCGCGGCGACACCATCCTGCGCGGCTATGACGCGCAGATCCGTGACCGCCTGCTCCAGATTTCGATGACCAAGGGCATCGATTTCAAGTTCAACGCGCCGTTCCGGTCGATCGAGAAGAATGAGGACGGCTCGCTGACCGTTCACCTCGACAATTGCGAGCCGATCGAGGCCGATGCGGTGCTGGTGGCGACCGGGCGCGTGCCGAACACCAAGGGCCTCGGGCTCGAAGAGATCGGCGTCGCGCTCGACGCGCAAGGCGCGATCAAGGTCGACGAGGCGAACCAGTCGTCGGTGCCGAGCGTCTATGCCGTCGGCGACGTCACCAATCGCATCCAGCTTACCCCGGTAGCGATCCGTGAGGGACAGGCTTTTGCGGACTCGGTCTTCGGCGGCAAGCCGACGCGCGTCGATTATGCGAACGTGCCGAGCGCGGTGTTCAGCCACCCGCCGATCGGCGCGGTCGGCATGACCGAAGCGCAGGCGCGCAATGAACTGGGTTCGGTGCGCATCTACACCAGCGATTTCCGCGCGATGAAGAATGTCCTCGCTGGCCGCAACGAGCGCGCGCTCTACAAGATGGTGGTCAATGAAGCGACCGATCAGGTCGTCGGCCTCCACATGATCGGCCCCGACGCGCCCGAGATTTTGCAGGCGGCGGCGGTCGCGGTGAAGGCGGGCCTGACCAAGGCCGATTTCGACGCCACCGTCGCGCTGCATCCGAGCATGGCCGAGGAACTGGTGCTGATGAAGTAAAGCCACCGGTACGTCATCCCGGCGAAGGCCGGGATCTCGTCGTCGCGTCGTTCCGCAAGGGGGAGATTCCGGCCTTCGCCGGGATGACGAATGGAGCGTGTGGGTGAGCGATCCATCTGCTATGCTGCTCCCATTGCAGGGGAGCGGACAGATGGCAGGCACGGCACTGGTCACCGGCGGCAGCGGCTATATCGCAGGCTTCCTGATCCGGCAGTTGATCGGGAACGGCTGGACGGTTCACACCACCGTCCGCAGCCTGAAGCGCGAAGGCGAAGTGCGAGGGTGGCTGAACGTCCCCGACGACAGGCTCCGCTTTTTCGCCGCCGACCTCGAACAGGACGCCGGCTGGGCCGAGGCGATGGCGGGGTGCAGCCATGTCGCGCATGTCGCGTCGCCCTTTCCGCTCGGGGTGCCGAAGCACCCTGACGAACTGATCGTGCCCGCGCGCGAGGGGGCGCTCCGCGCGCTGCGCTTCGCCAAGGCGGCGGGGGTGACGCGGTTCGTCCTCACCTCCTCGATGGCGGCGATCGCTTATGGTCATGGCGACGGCGGCGGCATCTATACCGAAGCCGACTGGACCAACCTCGATAACCCCGGCGTCATGCCCTATCCGCGCTCGAAGACCGTCGCCGAGCGCGCCGCGCGTGACTGGGTGGCGGCCGAAGGCGGCGGCATGGAATTCGCCTCGGTCAATCCCGCTGCGGTGTTCGGGCCGCTGCTGTCGGACGATCTGTCGACCTCGATCGAGCTGGTGAAACAGCTTTTGGAAGGCAAGGTGCCGATGTGTCCCGACATCGGTTTCGGCATCATCGACGTGCGCGACGTCGCCGATCTCCACTATCGCGCGTTGACCGCGCTCGGCCTCCGCGACGAGCGTTATGTCTGCTCGGGTCCGTTCCTGAAGATGATCGACGTCGCGAACATCCTCACCGCGAACCTGGGAGAGCAGGCGAAGAAGGTGCCGACGCGCAAGATGCCCGACTGGCTGCTCAAGCTGTTTGCGCTGGTGAGGCCCGAACTGAAACAACTCGTCGCCGAACTCGGCAATGTTCGCGGCGGCGACAGCCGCCATGCGATGGAAACGCTCGGCTGGACGATGCGCCCGCCCGAAGAAGCAATCCTTGCGACCGCACACAGCCTGATCGAGCGGGGGATTGTGAAGCCATAGATTCCCGTCCCGATTATGGGCGGATAGAAGAAGCTACCCGATCCTATACGGCACCACCCCGCGCCGGTCCGGGTCCACCAGGATCGGGCGGTCGCTGGGCGGGAAGGCGCGCTGGTCGCAGTCGTCGCGCGGGCAGATGCGGCACGACAGGCCGATGCGCGCCGCGGCCTGCGGTGCGGCGACATCGACCCCGTCGGCATAGACGAAATCGCCCGCATATTGCGCCTCGCACCCCAAGGCGACGGCATAGCGGCGCGGGCTCCGCGCGTAACTGCCTGACGGTTTCACCAGCCCCTTCGCCATCGAGACATAGCGCAGGCCGTCGGGCGTTTCGGCAAGCTGGAACAGGATGCGGTCGGGAATCGCCGCCGCCTCGTGGACGACCCACAAGGGGCAGGCGCCGCCGAAGCGCGCGAATTGCAGGCGCGTCGCGCTGTGGCGCTTGGTGATGTTGCCCGCCATGTCGACGCGGCAGAAGAACATCGGGATGCCGCGCGCGCCGGGGCGCTGGAGGGTCGAGAGGCGGTGGCATGCCTGCTCGAAGCTGACGCCATAATCGAGGCGCAGCCGGTCGATGTCGTGACGCACCGCACGGGCGCTGGCGCGGAACGGGCCATAGGGCATCAGCACTGCGCCGGCGGCATAGTTGGCGAGCCCGACATGCAGGAGCTGGCGCGCCGCCGCCGTGCGCAGCGGCGATGCCTCGACCACCGCCGCGATCTCGCCCGCGAGCGCGAGCGCGGCAAGCTGGTGCGCGAGCTGGAAGCGGCGGCTTTCGGGCGGCTGCGACGGATCGATGACGAGGTGGCGCATCGTCGCGTCATAGTCGCGCAGGGCCTGCGCCTGATTATAGACGATCGAGATGCCGAGGGCATCGCGCAGCCGCCGCTCGATCGTCTCGATCGCGGGGGAGGGCGCACCGCCGCGCAGGCCGAGCGCCAATGTTTCCGCAGCGCGGTCGATGCTGTCGACATAATTGCCCGCATCGTGGAACCAGTCGCGCACTTCCTCCCACGGCAGGCGGCTCCCCTCGGCGGTGCCGCCGGTCAGCGCTTCGTCAATGATCTGGAGCCGCTGTCCCGCGCGGCGGTAGGCGGCGTGGAGCGCGACGAACTGGTCGGCAAGATGCGGCTGCTGCAGCGCCGCGCGTTCGAGCTGCTCGGGCGCCAGCGGCGATGCCGCGAACAGCGGATCGGCCGCCGCCTCGCGCAGCGCCCCGACGCGGCGGTCGCCGGCGTCGGCGGCCACCTCCTCCCATTCGAGGGGGAAAAGCTTTTGCAAGCGGTCGAGCAGCGCCGGGGTCAGCGGGCGGTCGTCATGTTCGATCTGGCTGAGATAGGAAGTCGAGATGCCGAGCGTCGCGGCGAAATCGGCCTGGCGGATGCCGCGGTCGT
Proteins encoded in this window:
- the gor gene encoding glutathione-disulfide reductase codes for the protein MSDFDYDLFVIGAGSGGVRASRVAASHGARVAVAEEYRVGGTCVIRGCVPKKLLVYGAHFAEDIHDARKFGWDVSDCKFDWRVLRDNVLAEVDRLEGLYGQTLDNHKVTLFRTRATVIGPQKVRLADGQEVTAEHILIATGGWPHVPEFPGSEHAITSNEVFHLDTLPKRIVIAGGGYIANEFAGIFNEFGSKVTIVNRGDTILRGYDAQIRDRLLQISMTKGIDFKFNAPFRSIEKNEDGSLTVHLDNCEPIEADAVLVATGRVPNTKGLGLEEIGVALDAQGAIKVDEANQSSVPSVYAVGDVTNRIQLTPVAIREGQAFADSVFGGKPTRVDYANVPSAVFSHPPIGAVGMTEAQARNELGSVRIYTSDFRAMKNVLAGRNERALYKMVVNEATDQVVGLHMIGPDAPEILQAAAVAVKAGLTKADFDATVALHPSMAEELVLMK
- a CDS encoding NAD-dependent epimerase/dehydratase family protein, which produces MAGTALVTGGSGYIAGFLIRQLIGNGWTVHTTVRSLKREGEVRGWLNVPDDRLRFFAADLEQDAGWAEAMAGCSHVAHVASPFPLGVPKHPDELIVPAREGALRALRFAKAAGVTRFVLTSSMAAIAYGHGDGGGIYTEADWTNLDNPGVMPYPRSKTVAERAARDWVAAEGGGMEFASVNPAAVFGPLLSDDLSTSIELVKQLLEGKVPMCPDIGFGIIDVRDVADLHYRALTALGLRDERYVCSGPFLKMIDVANILTANLGEQAKKVPTRKMPDWLLKLFALVRPELKQLVAELGNVRGGDSRHAMETLGWTMRPPEEAILATAHSLIERGIVKP
- a CDS encoding short-chain fatty acyl-CoA regulator family protein — its product is MIRQRIFAGSRLRQLRHDRGIRQADFAATLGISTSYLSQIEHDDRPLTPALLDRLQKLFPLEWEEVAADAGDRRVGALREAAADPLFAASPLAPEQLERAALQQPHLADQFVALHAAYRRAGQRLQIIDEALTGGTAEGSRLPWEEVRDWFHDAGNYVDSIDRAAETLALGLRGGAPSPAIETIERRLRDALGISIVYNQAQALRDYDATMRHLVIDPSQPPESRRFQLAHQLAALALAGEIAAVVEASPLRTAAARQLLHVGLANYAAGAVLMPYGPFRASARAVRHDIDRLRLDYGVSFEQACHRLSTLQRPGARGIPMFFCRVDMAGNITKRHSATRLQFARFGGACPLWVVHEAAAIPDRILFQLAETPDGLRYVSMAKGLVKPSGSYARSPRRYAVALGCEAQYAGDFVYADGVDVAAPQAAARIGLSCRICPRDDCDQRAFPPSDRPILVDPDRRGVVPYRIG